TAACCTGAATATCCTCAACCTTATCCAGATTTTTACCCGTGATTTCTACAGTGGTGGTTTCACCTGGGGGGAATTCATCCGGGGTAATAGAGTCAATAATTGGTTGTTTAACTTTAAGGCGGTGTTCTCGTTCTGCTAGTACCTGTGCTAAGAATTCTTGGCTAAGGTCAAAAGTGGTATCTTCCCGTTGCCATTCAGCATCAAAATGCTGGATGCTGTTGGAAATTTCTTCTGCATCTAACTGCGAATCCCAAGAGTACAAAAATGTTACGCTTTCAGCATTTTTGGTGTACGCAGCACGAGTAAAGTTATCAGATCCTTCATGTAAAATGTGGTTTTCCAAAATATCAGTGAGGATACCAGTTTTTTTGTGATATATGCCTCGCCCTGAAACCATCTTCACCAGTTTGATTTGCAAAAATCCCAAGCGCACTAACTCTGCCATAATTTCTGTGCCAGAGAAGGCATTATCTTCTAAGCCTTGAAGAAATTCAGCTAAAGTACGGCGGCTAAATTCAACGCGGTAATTTGGGTCTTGTAGTTTCTCTAGTTCTTTAATATCTGTAGATTTAGTAAACCCCTGCCAGTCCATTAACAGGCGAATTTGACCTTCTGTTTGCACAATTTGTTGCAGAGGTTCTTCATATAGCTTTAGGACTCCACTATCAAAATAGGCAGTGGAACGACGATAAATTTGAGTACGTTCTAAGATGGTAGAAATAAAGGGATGATACTTATCAAATTCATCCGGTAAATTTAATTTACGGCGACGACCTTTAAGTTCTAAAAAACTTCCAACTAGCAGTGACTTTTCTTTATAATAACTTTCTTTTTTGAGAAATTTTTCAATAATCTTTAGATTGCTGGTTCTAAGTAAAGTAGGGCTAGGTAGATTTCCATCTTTCAGGGTAGTATATTCAAAAACTTTGGCACTTTTAAGGTCAATACGCAGCAGTTTGTAAGCAGCGTGTTTGTTACTAATAGCCAGGAAGGTGATGATATTGTGCAGGAGATTTTCAGCATCTCGATGCTTAAAGAGTAGCCAATATTGATTGTCAACGCCTTTAATGGGGTTGCCTTGTAATAAGTAGTAGGGGCGTTGTTTGCGGATAATATCTTGAATGGCGGCTTCAAGCATAGGTGAGGCTAATAGAGTAAGGTTTACAGCCAAGATTCAATTTCTTGGAAAAAGGAGTTATTTGATAGTCATAAAGATAACAATTAGGTTATAGGAAAACCAGGAATGACTTCATCAATCTTTTCAATTATCCCAATAGTTTCTTTAAGGGATACGACAATTCGTTGATAGTGCTGGATATCTTCATCGCTGAGGGTGCATCCTTTGCGATCTTTGAGCCATTTTTGGCAGACTTGATAGCCACCAATGTAGAAGTTCCACACTTGTTGAGGAACACCAGTAAATTTGTCACCTTTTTTGTTGATGATGACCGCACCTTGGTTGTATTTAGGATATCCTGCATCGACTAAGCATTTACCATCATTTTCCACAAATTGAGTTATTAAGTTGTCTAATTTTGGTGATTTCATTAGGTGGAGTGCTACTAGCTGTTGGCCGTATACTGCTAGCTGGCAGAAGAGTTCATCATCATTCGTGAGGGGTACGCGAGGGAAATCTTTTTTGAGGAATTCAGCGTAGCGAGTGCGGTAGGTGGGTGAGTGGAAGATGGAGTAAATGTAGTAGAAGATAGCTTCTGGAGTGGGGGTGTAGCCGAGTTTTGAGGTGATGGCTTTGAGGAATTCTAGAGAAAGGTTAGGTCGTCGTTTTTCTAATAATACTGAAGTTTTAAATTCGTTATTATCTGGGTATAGATAAAGTGGAAATAAATAGTTGACCTCTTTGATAGATACAGTATGGTGTTGAATAATATTCTCAGTACAAAAAATGTGTTCCCACCCACGTCCTATTTCTATTGAACGAGTTGTACTCAATCCAATATTTTCTCCTGCTAGCATATGACGCATAACACGTTCACGTCTATGCACTGCAACATTACGATTAAAAACTGTCCACCTTGTATCGAAAGGTCTATAAATAATTTTTGTTAATTCTTTCCTCCATAAATTATTTTTTAGCTCATTCTTAGCACGTTGGTATTGCCACTGTTCTTGTGAACAAAGACGAAATATATTTCGTGCTTGTTCTTCAGTATTGGTTGCTAAAAGCATCTCTACTTTTTTAATTATTTCATTTTGATTCCACGCTATAGCAAACTCATCATGTGTAGTTACAATTCCAGGTGCTGGATCTCCATTTATATTGAAAATGTCAGAAATTTTCCATCCTTCATCATACTCTAATTGGAAAGAATTGTTTTGTGGCGTAAACAGAAACAATGGAGAATTTGGAAATAAATTCATCCAGGTTTCATTTATAAAATTGTCATTCCAAAGTCGATAATACTTGCCACCAATAAGAGTTTTATTTATTTTATTTACATCAAAGATTTCACGTTTTCCCCAATAATCATGACTATTAATTACAGTATTTTTTTTATTTTTACGGTTTTTAATAGCCAAGGTAATTGCTACTCCTTGTTGAATATCAAAGACATTTTCATCTTTATCTCCATCAGGAGTATATTCTTTTTTCTTAGTATTTCCATGAAGATTTAAAAGGTACATTTCATCAAAAGATTTCATCAGGCTCTGACGCATCCCACGAAACGTAGGATTATCCAAATATCCGTTATTCGTAATCATCGCCAAAATTCCATAACCTGTATTATCAATACGCCATTGAGCAAATCGTATAAATTTAACGTAATCATCACTCAGCCATTTAGCTTGGCCTGGCTTTGATAATTCAGAGCAGTTTTCTTTGTATGTATTAATTAAATCTTTTATCCATTTGTTAGTATTTGCAGAATGCCCTGAATACGGTGGATTGCCAATTACAATCATAATAGGTTCTTGTTTTTTTAGCTTTGCACCTTCAGACGCTTCTTTAGCAAGAATATCTCCGAGTCCAGGTAGTGATAATTGTTCTACATCTTTGTATGCTGAATCTTCAAGTGTGTTGCTTAAATAAACACCAAGTCGCTTATCATTGCTAAATTGATATCCTGTTTCTTCCAGAAATAGCCCCAACTTCAAGTGTGCAATTGCATAAGGAGCCATTAATAACTCAAACCCAAATATCCTGGGTAACAACCGCTCTCTTACATAACCAGACCAAGACTTGTCTGTTAACCCTTCTGTAAGTGCTTCTGGTGATTCTTGAAAGCGTTGATAAATTAGTTGACAAATCCATAATAAAAATGTCCCTGTACCACAAGCAGGGTCAAGAATCATTACCTCTGGAGAGGCCAACCCTAACGGCTTGTTGAACTTATCTTTAAGCAACTGGTCAACAGACCGCACCATGTAAGACACCACAGGCTCTGGTGTATAGTAAACCCCCCGACGCTCACGCATTTGCGGTTTGTATGCTGCCAAGAAATCTTCATAGAACCGTATTACAATGTCTTCCCGGTTCATCTTCAGTTGGAAGTCTGACAGGATCGCCTCCATCTTGGCAGCACGGAGGATGCCAAAAATATCTGCAATTGCACCAATTAACTCATCGCCTAATGCTTTTGGTGTTTGCTTTGAGATATCCTCAAATAATTTGCGAAGGAATGGGTTAGTTTCTGGTAGCTGCTGCCAAGCTGATTCTCTGTCAAAATGAGTTTCTTTCTCCCTGCCTTCTCTTTTATCCGTTGCATAGCCAAATACTCTGGCAGTAAAGAGAGCATAAGCAATAGTTTGGGCATAGATATCAGCGAAACTATAGTCTTTCTCATTATCTGAAGTTAGTTGCAGTTTGGGCAGTAACTCCCGTTGAAAACTCTTTAGCAAGTTGTGCAGATAACCATCGGTTCCTTCATTTTTATAAACTTTGGGAATAGTTTGCTCAATCCGGCGTGCTGCTTCAGCTAGCGCCCTTGCCAGTTCGCCTGCTGTTTTTGCTGCCGGGTAAAATACCCAATCTACCTGGGGGATAGAACATACAGCTTTAGTAGCAATAGGTAATTCCCTTTGCTTGAGGCGGTTTAAACGTGCTATTAGTTCTGCATCGTTCCATTGAAAAGTTTCAATCTGTCGCTGGCGCAGGCCCCCTTCAGTTGGCAGCACCAACGGCACTCGTCCAGTACCTTCTTTTGTAGGTAACAGCAGATACATTACAGGCTGTTGTTCAAATTCTCTATTGGCGTAATGACCGTATATTTCTTGCTGCTTTTCTTGTGATGTTAAAATTTTTTTGATTTCCTGGTCTGTTGCACTATTTAATTCAGAATAAAACCCCACTGCAATTGGGCAAGTTTCTAAAGCCTCATCCTCATTTTCACCAGGACGCAAATACCAAAATTGAGAGCCTTGAGGGTCACGTTGTAAGACTGGATATCCTAACAGTTCTTTTAATGCTTCAACGCGATTTTCTTCTGTTCCAACCATGAAGGTACGCAAATTATCCTTGGTGAAAGTCATAAACCACCAATCTCTTATTTATCTAAGTTTTTTTGTGAGTTGAACTAGATGCTTCTGGTGGGGTAGTTGGGGAGAATTTACGTATAATGCTGTTGCAAGTTTTAATAATTAAAGACTTGTAGCAAAATGGACGCAGCTAATCGCGTCTGCATTAGCAACAAGCTTGTGTATTGCAGACATTAGCTGTAGAACAGTATAGAAATTCAGCCCAATATTTACCCTGAAAAACTATTGATTCAAGTATTTATTCAGCAATTCTTTTCCGGTGTCGCCCATTTCTAACAGCATTTTTTCGATTTGCTTCATGGCGATAGGTGAGGGCTTATTACGCCCATTTTCCCACCTATTAACAGTGGGGAATGTTACACCTAATGCGGCTGCAAACTGTTCTTGAGTTAGACCAGTTAATACGCGCATTTCCCGTATAAGATTGCCGGCTTCAGGCTGCTTAATAGCTAACGGCTTCTTAATATTCATTTGGATTAATATTCATTACCAAATTCGGTAAGTGATATATCAAGTTACATATTATCTATATAAATTTTGCTTTGCAGAGGGAGAAAATACTTGAATTTATAATTATATATTTACGGATACTTAGTTAGGTTTACTAATAGTAATTTTAGTGTTTAAGCCAATGTTTAAAAATAATTAGATATTATTAAAAGGTAAAATTACTCTTGATACACAATACATTTATTGTTAAGAATATTACATTGTTTTCAAATTAACCACCGGATAAACCAGGAATTATCGAGGTAGTATTTACGGAAATCAATATATACAATATTTAATTACGTACCCTTGACGAGAAGCCAATCCCAGTTACTCAAAAGGAAAATTGAAGGACTGTCAGTATTTTGGGGTATATCCTCCGTTGCTAGGGTAAGCAATATAGTTCCCAGCCACTAGCTGCATACAGTTTCACCCCGCTTCACTTGATTTTGCGCGCACTCCTTGGCATCTCAGCCCAAGAGAAAAAATAGATTATATATTCAAGAATATAGATTCTTGAATATATAATGTTTGCCGTAAACATAGTGATGACAATGCAAACGTGACCCGAAAACTGGCTGTCTTCAATATGAAAGGGGGGGTGGCTAAATCAACCACTGCCTATAACTTAGCTGTGGGTCTAGTCAAATTTAAAAAACAGAGGGTGTTGGTTATTGATATCGACCCCCAAGGAAACGCTAGTGCCGCATTGGGTATTCCCATCTGGGAGCTTTCATTTCAAATCAGGGATGTTTTGCAAAACAAAGTTTCGTTAGCGCAGGCCGTGGTAACAACTGCTTCTAAAGTAGATGTACTACCGTCTAACATTTTACTGGCAGAAGAAGAAATTCCAATCTCAGGTCGTCCGGGGAGAGAGTTGTTACTCAGAAAAGCGATCGCCCCAATATTAGATAAGTATGATTTTGTGCTGATAGATTGTCCCCCCAACATCGGGATTTTTGCGATCAACGCACTAATGGCCAGCGATGGGGTAATTATCCCAGTGGATATGAGCTATTTGGGATTGTTGGGAGTTCAGGGAATTGAACGCGCCTTGACTTTGGTGAGAGAGCAACTGGATCATCCCATTGCCATAGCTGGTGTGTTGGCAACTCGGTATGACCGCCGGAACAATCTCAGCAAAGAAGTTTTGGATGCCCTAACTGAGCATTTTGGCTCAAAGATGTTTAAAACTGTGATTCCTGAGACGGTAAAAATCCGAGAAGCACCTTCTCACGGGCAATCTATCTTTGAGTATGACCCAAACGGCGTAGGAGCAAAGGCTTACCGGGAATTAGTTGATGAGGTGTACAAATGGCAGTAAATAAAAATAAGTCGCGTTCAGTTCTCGGTGCTAATCCTTTAGCAAAAGGCGTTTTCAACAAAACTGAGGTCGAAACTCAGCCACAAGAAGAAATAATCAAGAATCAAGAATCTAGATTCTTGATTAAAGGTGATAGAGAAGCAGTGAATCTGCGGCTGCCCATCGAACTCAACGACTGGTTGAACGAACTACTGAAAAAAGGCAAGCGTCAACATGGTGCTAAAGTGCCGAAGGAAGTTTGGGTTCAAGCGGCTCTGGAATTGTTCAAAGCCATGCCCGTGAATTGGGAAGAAATTGATTCAGAAGACAGCTTACGTGCAGTTTTATTGAATCTAGAATCTAGAATAAAGAATCTAGAATGAAGAATCTAGAATTTATGAAGTACAAGACAATCTATCTGCGATCGCCAGCGAAAATTTTGGAGAGTCTGAAGAAATCAAAATCAAACATAGATTTAAATCAATGATACTTTCATATTTATTAGTAATAAACTAATAAAAAATCACGCAAGTAAGAAAAAAAGTAAGAAATAAATTTTCTTAATTAACTAGAAAGCCTGACTTATAAGGGTTTGGGATAGGTACGACTGAGCAGACAGATTGCGCGGTCGGGGTTAATAGTGACAATTGAGGAAATCTAGTAGTATGTTGGTACTAAATAATTTGGGAAATTGAAATTATGAGTAAAAAGAAAAATCAGGGGGATGATTTTAGCTTTCCAAAGTTTAAAGGTGTAAATGGCATAAAAAGTCCAAAGAGAAGTTTTCTTGCAGAACCACCACTACCAAACATTAAAGTATCAGAACCATCTGTGCCACAGTTCATCACAGGACTAGTTAAACAAGCAATTATGCAAAAGCGTTTAATTGAGTTTTACTACCAAGGTTTACACCGTATTGCAGAACCTCATATTCTTGGATTAAAGGATGAGGTTATACAGGTTTTAGTGTATCAAGTTATGGGTAAAAGCAGTTCAATGAAACTTCCAGATTGGAGGCGTATGAACGTTGATGATATGTCAGGTCTTCAAATGCTTGATGAAACTTTTTCTTACAAACATTCCTCTCTTTATGATTGTCATAGTTCATGGGATAAAATCTTAGCTATCGTTAGTTAGACAATTGTGAGCATTGGCATAGTTTTTCTTAGATGCTGTAACCGTCGTTAGGGGTCAGGTTAGTTAGCATTTAATAGCAGAAAATAGGGACGAAGTATAATAATAGTTTTAATCAGTACATTTGCTACATTAAATTGATGGTGAATAGCTCTTCAGCAGGATTTGATACCGTAATTAGTGAAGCGTGGGCTACTCTTCAGGATGCCAATCACAAAGCTGTCGCTTATAAGCTTAGAGCATCGCAACTTACTAAATGGAAAAGGCTGAGAGATTTTATAAGCTTGGGAGTAGCCCCTGGACTTCTAATAGCTACAACTGTTTGGGATAACGCACTGCTTAGAAATTTTTGTGTTGTGTTTTCAGGGGTATGTTCTCTATCTAGCTGGTTATGGTTTCTTTTTGGTTTTTCCTACAATTGGGACAATCAACTTCGAGTAAGCATAGATATTCCACCAAAACTAGAAGAAATAGTTTCCGCCATGAAAGAAAATCTTGAGATTTTAGGTCATGCTAGGAACAATAACAATCT
This portion of the Nostoc sp. UHCC 0870 genome encodes:
- a CDS encoding type ISP restriction/modification enzyme, with translation MTFTKDNLRTFMVGTEENRVEALKELLGYPVLQRDPQGSQFWYLRPGENEDEALETCPIAVGFYSELNSATDQEIKKILTSQEKQQEIYGHYANREFEQQPVMYLLLPTKEGTGRVPLVLPTEGGLRQRQIETFQWNDAELIARLNRLKQRELPIATKAVCSIPQVDWVFYPAAKTAGELARALAEAARRIEQTIPKVYKNEGTDGYLHNLLKSFQRELLPKLQLTSDNEKDYSFADIYAQTIAYALFTARVFGYATDKREGREKETHFDRESAWQQLPETNPFLRKLFEDISKQTPKALGDELIGAIADIFGILRAAKMEAILSDFQLKMNREDIVIRFYEDFLAAYKPQMRERRGVYYTPEPVVSYMVRSVDQLLKDKFNKPLGLASPEVMILDPACGTGTFLLWICQLIYQRFQESPEALTEGLTDKSWSGYVRERLLPRIFGFELLMAPYAIAHLKLGLFLEETGYQFSNDKRLGVYLSNTLEDSAYKDVEQLSLPGLGDILAKEASEGAKLKKQEPIMIVIGNPPYSGHSANTNKWIKDLINTYKENCSELSKPGQAKWLSDDYVKFIRFAQWRIDNTGYGILAMITNNGYLDNPTFRGMRQSLMKSFDEMYLLNLHGNTKKKEYTPDGDKDENVFDIQQGVAITLAIKNRKNKKNTVINSHDYWGKREIFDVNKINKTLIGGKYYRLWNDNFINETWMNLFPNSPLFLFTPQNNSFQLEYDEGWKISDIFNINGDPAPGIVTTHDEFAIAWNQNEIIKKVEMLLATNTEEQARNIFRLCSQEQWQYQRAKNELKNNLWRKELTKIIYRPFDTRWTVFNRNVAVHRRERVMRHMLAGENIGLSTTRSIEIGRGWEHIFCTENIIQHHTVSIKEVNYLFPLYLYPDNNEFKTSVLLEKRRPNLSLEFLKAITSKLGYTPTPEAIFYYIYSIFHSPTYRTRYAEFLKKDFPRVPLTNDDELFCQLAVYGQQLVALHLMKSPKLDNLITQFVENDGKCLVDAGYPKYNQGAVIINKKGDKFTGVPQQVWNFYIGGYQVCQKWLKDRKGCTLSDEDIQHYQRIVVSLKETIGIIEKIDEVIPGFPIT
- a CDS encoding helix-turn-helix domain-containing protein gives rise to the protein MNIKKPLAIKQPEAGNLIREMRVLTGLTQEQFAAALGVTFPTVNRWENGRNKPSPIAMKQIEKMLLEMGDTGKELLNKYLNQ
- a CDS encoding ParA family protein produces the protein MAKSTTAYNLAVGLVKFKKQRVLVIDIDPQGNASAALGIPIWELSFQIRDVLQNKVSLAQAVVTTASKVDVLPSNILLAEEEIPISGRPGRELLLRKAIAPILDKYDFVLIDCPPNIGIFAINALMASDGVIIPVDMSYLGLLGVQGIERALTLVREQLDHPIAIAGVLATRYDRRNNLSKEVLDALTEHFGSKMFKTVIPETVKIREAPSHGQSIFEYDPNGVGAKAYRELVDEVYKWQ